In Methanocalculus alkaliphilus, the genomic stretch AAGATCAATATGCAATAAAGTTTTAAAGGAGGGAAATTTGTGAGTAGAGTTTTTGTAACAGATGGTAGATCACGTGCCACGCCATCGATTGTACGGTCACTCGCCAAACAAGGAATCTACGTCATAGTTGGAGAATCCACTTATATTTGCTCGACTTTTTTTTCTAAGTATGTGAATAAACGCGTCATCTATCCAGATCCTGATTTTTATCCGGAAGAGTTTGCTGACTTTATGTATGAATATGTCCTAGAGAATGAGTTGGATATGATAATACCAGTTAGAGATTCTGCAACATTAATATTATCAAAATATATAGAAAAATTTCGCCCTTTTGTGAAACTACCTCTAGTAGAATATAATACTATGATGTTAGGACGTGATAAGGCTAAAACTATCCAACTTGCAGAAAAACTAGGTATCCCACATCCTAAAACAGTGTATAATCAACAACCAGAATTTGATGAGATAATAAAAAATTTTAAATTCCCGCTAATTTTAAAACCGACAGAGGGATCGGGATCGCGAGGTGTGACATATGTCAAATCTTCAAAGGGCCTAGAAGACACTTATAATAAAATCAAGGAAAATTATGGCGACCTCATGATACAGGAATTCGTACCCCACGGAGGTGGATATGCAACATCAGTATTGTTAAACCAAGGAAGTTTAAGAGCTTTTTTTTCCCATAAAAGAATAAGGGAGTACCCAACAAGTGGAGGGCCAAGTACACTTCGGGAAGGGATCAGAGACACCAAACTTGAGAATTATTCTTTTAAGCTGCTTTCAGCTATACAATGGCATGGTGTTGCAATGGTCGAATTTCGAAAAGATTTTTATACAAATGAATATAAACTAATGGAAATAAACCCCCGTTTTTGGGGTTCTCTTTCTCTTCCAATTTTCTCTGGAGTTGATTTTCCATATCTGCTTTATTGCATGGAAATGGAGGGCGACATTGAACCTGTCATTGAATATTCAATTGGAATGAGAAGTCGGTGGTTAATTGGTGATTTATTATGGTTAACTGAAAGTAAAAATAATGCATCCCATATACATGATTTTATAAAATTTTGGAGTGATGATCTTTGTTATGATGAAATTACTCGTTATGATCCCTTTGTTCTATTAGGGGCAATAATGGAGGCAATGGTATCAATTACAAAAAATGAAAAGAGAAGGTATGCTTTTGAAAGAGGCTGGGATAAAAAAACTTAAATTAATTCACTGAGCATCTTATGATTTGTCATTTACATATTAAATTTATGGCAATAAAAAATATAAATATAATGCATACATATAATGGTGTATGTATAACATTAATCGATCGCGGGTTGGCAAACGTTGTATTATGGATACTACCGTTCCCATAATCAAGTTTGATGAACAGGGTGTGTGTGAATTCTGTTATATTCATGATAAATTAGAGAGAAAACATCCCTTAGGAAAACAAAGGCAAAATATGTCAAAAAATTATATAAATAAAATTAAAGAAAAATATAAGAATAATGAATATGATTACATCGTTGGAATAAGTGGTGGAAGGGATAGTACATACACACTTCACCTTGCTAAGGAGATGTGGCTCTGCTCACTGGCTTTTCACACTGACAATGGTTGGAATTCAGATTTTGCTGTAAATAATAATAAGAATGCAACTGAAAAGCTTAAAGTAGATTTACATAGTGACGTGGCAGATTGGGAAGTGTTAAAAGATCTACAGATGTCATTTATAATGGCTTCGGTAACAGGTGCCGTCAACATTCCTGATGTAGACTGTGGTGGTGCCGGGTTATGGATTTAAAATGTAGTGATTATGAAGGGCGTGGATCGGCTCTGGAGGCGGGAAGCATGTTTTTCTTTCACGGAAGGAAAAGAACTGTTTTAATCAGTTATCC encodes the following:
- a CDS encoding carboxylate--amine ligase — protein: MNKRVIYPDPDFYPEEFADFMYEYVLENELDMIIPVRDSATLILSKYIEKFRPFVKLPLVEYNTMMLGRDKAKTIQLAEKLGIPHPKTVYNQQPEFDEIIKNFKFPLILKPTEGSGSRGVTYVKSSKGLEDTYNKIKENYGDLMIQEFVPHGGGYATSVLLNQGSLRAFFSHKRIREYPTSGGPSTLREGIRDTKLENYSFKLLSAIQWHGVAMVEFRKDFYTNEYKLMEINPRFWGSLSLPIFSGVDFPYLLYCMEMEGDIEPVIEYSIGMRSRWLIGDLLWLTESKNNASHIHDFIKFWSDDLCYDEITRYDPFVLLGAIMEAMVSITKNEKRRYAFERGWDKKT